CTGTGCCAGCAGAACCATTCTTTGACACGTTGCGCGTGGGTTTGAACGGCATGAACTCCATACAAGTCACGGAGATCGCCGCGCGGCACGCCGTCAACCTGCGGGTGCTGGATGTGCAGACGATCAGTATCGCTTTGGATGAGACGACCAACCCTGAGGATATTGAGACCCTTTGGCGTATTTTGAACCGGGACCAGGCGGTGGTGTTCACCGTGAAGGATTTGGCAGCCACGGTTGGCTGCCCTGATTACGCTATCCCACACGCCCGTACCAGCGCTTACCTGACCCACGCGGTTTTCCATCGCTGCCATTCCGAAACCGAGATGCTGCGTTACTTGCGCCGGCTGGAGTCGCGCGATCTGTCCCTCTGTCATTCCATGATCCCGCTGGGCTCCTGCACGATGAAGCTGAACGCCGCCGCGGAAATGCTGCCGATCACCTGGCCGGAACTTGCGCGGATGCATCCGTTTGCGCCTGCTGACCAGACGGAAGGCTATCATACGCTGTGCGAGCAATTGGAGCAGTGGCTCCAGGAAATCACCGGCTTTGCCGCCGTCTCCCTCCAACCCAATGCCGGTAGTCAGGGCGAATACGCAGGCCTATTAGTTATCCGGAATTTTTATAAGGCCCGGGGCGAAGGGCACCGGCAGATTTGCTTGATCCCCGTTTCCGCACACGGCACCAACCCGGCCAGCGCCGTCATGGCGGGACTGAAAGTGGTAGCTGTGGCGTGCGATACCAAGGGTAACGTGGACCTGGCCGATTTGAAGGCCAAAGCCGAAACTAACGCGGCAAACCTAGCCTGTGTGATGGTCACATATCCTTCCACTCACGGCGTCTTTGAAGAAGGGATTCGTGACCTGTGCCAAATCATTCACTCGCATGGCGGGCAGGTGTACATGGACGGCGCGAACATGAATGCGCAGGTCGGCCTGACTTCCCCCGCGAACATCGGCGCGGATGTCTGCCATTTGAATTTGCACAAGACCTTCGCCATTCCTCATGGCGGCGGCGGTCCAGGCGTGGGCCCGATCTGTGTCGCTCGACACCTTGCGCCGTTTCTGCCCGGACACGTGGTTCGGCAACCGGCCAAGGGGCTGCAGCAGGGCGCGGTTTCGGCCACCCCGTGGGGCAGCGCCAGCATTTTACCCATCTCTTGGGCGTACATCGCCATGATGGGCAGCCATGGGCTCACCGAAGCGACCCGCTACGCCATCCTAAACGCCAATTATATTTCCAAGCGACTTGAGGCCTATTACCCGACGCTTTTCCGGGGGCACGGCGGCTTTGTGGCGCACGAATGTATCTTGGATTTGCGTAAATTCAAAAGCGTCACGGCGGAAGACGTGGCCAAACGATTGATGGATTTCGGCTTTCACGCCCCCACGCTTTCGTGGCCGGTAGCCGGCACTCTGATGGTGGAACCCACGGAGAGTGAGCCAAAGGTTGAGTTGGACCGTTTTTGCGAAGCAATGATCGCCATTCATGGCGAAATCATGGCCGTGGAAACCGGGCAGATGGACCCGCTCAATAACCCCTTGAAGAACGCGCCGCATACGGCAGACGTCATCGCCGGCGATTGGAACCGGCCCTATAGCCGCGAGCAGGCCGCCTTTCCGGTAAAGAGTCTCAAGGACTGGAAATTCTGGCCGTCCGTGAGCCGCGTGGACAATGTCTTCGGCGACCGCAACTTGGTCTGTTCCTGCGCCGGAATGGATGCACATATTTAGCCGTTTTTTCCTCTGGAAAAGCTCATCATCGAATGTATGTTTAGTTTGACTTGAGTCTCACGCAACGCGTGGTTGATTCCAGTTCTTATGGCATCCGACAGTTTTAGCCAGTCCGGCACGAGTGGTAATACCCACTCAGATATTGTTTTTGCAGCCCAACGTCGGCGAATGGTGGCAGAGCAACTGGCTGCGCCGGGACGCAATATTACCAATGAAGCCGTATTGGCAGCCATGGAAACTGTGCCAAGGCATGAATTTATTACGGCGGACCTGCGGGACGAGGCCTATGATGATCATCCGGTTCCCATCTGCCATCGGCAGACCATTTCCCAGCCATATATTGTGGCGTTCATGACGGAAAAGTTGGCCCCAAAACCGGAGGAACGCGTGTTGGAGATCGGCACCGGGTCAGGCTATCAGGCCGCCGTACTGGCCCGCTTGGTGAAAGTGGTTTATTCGGTGGAGATTGTTGCCCCACTGGCTGCGGAAGCTGCAAGCACGCTGCGACGACTTGGAGTAACCAACGTGTTCATCAAGGCCGGTGATGGCTATCAAGGATGGGCGGAACATGCGCCCTTTGACGCGGTGATTGTCACTTGCTCCCCGGATCATGTGCCCGCACCACTGCTGGACCAATTGAACGAAGGCGGACGCATGATCATTCCAGTCCAGCACGACGCTGGCCAGGATTTGTTTTACCTGGAGAAAACGGGTGGTGAACTATTGGAGCGGGCGGTGCTGCCAGTGAGGTTTGTGCCCATGACTCGCACTCAGGATGGCAAGGCCAGACAATCATGAAATCGCCGGACGCAAAAAAGCTGAAAAAAAACTTGTCTAAACCATGTTCGGATGCATAAATACGCGCCCGCAGGTGCTGCCGGCGGTTGACATTTTCTCAGTTTATGAGAGAATTCAACTCCGGTTGTGATCGGGTATGTGCCAGAGTAGCTCAGGGGTAGAGCAGGGGACTCATAAGCCCTTGGTCGGGGGTTCAACTCCCTCCTCTGGCACCACCTTTTTTAACCTGTAAAAACAATACAATGTTTTTACGGTTTATATTTTTTGACTTTTTAACCATTGTGCCCCACTCCTATACTAACTTTATGAGAAAGATAGTGCGAATAATTCTAATCGGTTGCTTCTTTTGTTATCAGGCAATTGGTGAACTGCCTACATACCTGTCTGAAATGGGACCATTTGAAATGGCTAAACGCATAAAGTATTTGGCATCCCGTTATAATATCAGCATGACAAACGTTCAAATTCTTGATGCTGTTTTTGAGAAAACAGGACAGGCATGGGAAGAATATGGCAAAGGTGACATTGCCGCTTTTGCTGAAGAATTAGATCGTCGTTACGGCAAAACAACGAATAACGATGCAGCCAAACAACAAGCTGAACGTGATGCTGAACAAAGAATAGCGGAGTTGCAGCGAAATATGGAATCACAGAGAAACATGGAAGCTTATGAAAAAAGAGAGGCAGCGGCGCGAGTGGTAAGGCTGAAGTTAGAAGCTGAAGCAAAGGCAAAAGCAAAAAATGAGGCTGAGATTGATCTGCGCTCATTGCAATGGCAGCAACGGCAAGCAAGCAATGGGCTTGCTTCTGGCCAGTGTTCGCTGGGAATTCGGTATGGGACGGGTACTGGCGTTGAAAAAGACCAAGGTTTGGCCGTCTATTGGCTCACACTATCAGCCGCTCAAGGTAATATTGAAGCGAAAGCCGCCTTGGTAAAGCTAACGAATACGCCCCCTAACTAGTGGAAGCGAAAATTCCAAGAGTTTACGGTATCCTGAAAGCGATCTCATTATCAGCCTATGAAGATTGAACGAGGTATTTTCCATCGAACCGAGTTGCTTTTAGGGAAAGACAAAATGGCCGTAATGGCCAAAAAAAACGTCATTATCTTTGGAATTGGCGGGGTGGGAAGTTGGACGGCGGAAAGTCTGGTGCGAACCGGCATCCGAAAATTGACCATGGTGGATTCAGATCGGATCTGCGTCACCAATATCAACCGGCAGGTGCATGCCACCACGCAAACTGTGGGCGAGGTGAAGACCGATGTGCTGAAAAAGCGACTGCTGGAAATCAATCCCTCGGCCGAAATTACCAACCTGCAAAAAATCTTCAACAAAGAGACGCAAGATCAATTTGAACTGGATTCATACGACTATATCATAGACGCCATTGACAGCCTGATTAACAAGATTTATCTCATCCGCTTCGCCACCCGCACCAACGCCCGGTTCTTTTCTTCAATGGGTTCCGCCCTCAAAGTGGATCCCACGCGTATCCGCGTGGGTAAGTTCTGGGAGATTCAAGGATGCCCCTTTGCCGCCATGATTCGAAGCCGGATTCGCCGGGGTGAATTGCCGGCCAAGGAATTCTTGTGCGTCTATAGCGATGAGGTTTTGAAAAATGCCGGGGCCGATCCCGCTTGTGGCACGGAAAAGTGTTTTTGTCCGAAATCCAAAAACGGCCCGGGCGACGCTGAACTTGCCAGCCATGAGTGGTGCAGCATGAAAGCCGCCGTTAACGGCAGCACCGCCCATATTACCGCGATCTTTGGTTTCACGCTCGCCGGACTGGTCATCAAAGACATCTACGACGCGGCGCAAACCAGCCCTACTTCTTAAGCTCCAACATGCCCATGCCGCGCAACCATTCTTCGGCGCGTTTGGGCCAGGTGGTGACGGTGCGAATGGTGGGGCGCAAACCATAGCCGTGCCCGCCAGCAGCGTACAAGTGCATCTCCGCCAGCACTTTCACGTTTTTCAAGGCAAGGTAATAGAAAAGGCAATTTTCCACCCGGATATTGTCATCCTCGGTCATCACCAGAAACGCGGGCGGCGTATTGCTGGTGATATTCAGGTCCGGTGCCAACTTATTATCCTGTTCCTTGATGGCCAGGTAGGCGGGATAAATCAGCAGTGAAAAATCAGGACGGCAACTGGCTTGATCCGCGTCATCCACCGGTTCATACCCGCGCTTTTCATAACTGGTGCTGGTCACCGCCGATAAATGGCCTCCGGCGGAAAAGCCCATAATACCGATCCGTTTGGAATCCAGGTTCCATTCCTTGGCGCGGTGCCGCACTAAGCTGACGGCGCGTTGGGCATCCTGGCGCGGTGCCCAATTCTTTTCCCCACCCTTGCGCGCTGGCACCCGATACTTTAGCAACACGCCGGTAACCCCAATTGAATTGAGCCATTCGCAAATTTCCGTGCCTTCGAGGTCCATGGCCAGGATGCTGTAACCGCCGCCTGGGCACACTACGACGGCAGTGCCGGTTTCCTTGTCTTGCGGCGGACGATACACGGAAATGGTGGGATTTGAGACATTGCCCAACCGGATCACCGATTTGCCAGCAACCAGCCCCCCATTGGGTTTGGTAGTGTCCTTTTCTTCACCAATTTCACCATTATCGCCCGGTGCTCCCTTTGGCCAGAGCGGAATCGCGTCCGGCACGGTCGCACCGGATACTGGTTGTTTGCATAATGAAATTGCCATAACACAAGCCATACCGAGTGTGAACATCTTTTGCATGGCGGCATGGAACCGCAAAAAGGCAACCATGGCAATTGTAAAACGACGGACGGCTGAAAATTACGGGCGGTTTAGAACCACATGTTGCAATAGTTAATATATAGCAGCTACAGATAGTTATGAACCAATTTTACAAAGAAAGCATCTCACTAAAGCAAATCCGGGCCGCACAGCCTGAGGAAGGCGTGGCGGCCCGGTGAATTTCGAATCAATACAGTGTAGGTCTCGTAGTAATCCAGCGACGGCTTGTATCACACCACCGCTGAAATCTATTGGGCAATCAAAGATCAATTTTAGCTTTGCCCGAAAACTGGTTTCACGAAACCCGTACTTCATCAACACGTGTATATATACCTCATATAATTTTTCTGTCAAACACTATTTGAAAGTTTTTATCTACGCTTATCAAAACCGCCTTTCGGATAAGCCATTATGATTTTTTTACTGGTCATTGAAAAGTTCTTATTTTCAGTAAAAACGTCGTAAAATGGACCGTGAAGCCAAGCAAGGATAAAAAGAAGTGCAAAGTTTCAGCTTCACTTCTGCTGTAATGAGGTTATCTTTACTCCTCTACGGGAACTGAGCACCGGGGCGACTGTATCCAGGACCGCTAAGGGCAGGGGACCCCGCCAGTTTTCGTAATAGAGATTATTGGATTTGCAATGGACATAGCACATATACGAAATTTTAGCATTATCGCCCATATTGATCATGGGAAAACGACGCTTTCCGACCGCCTCCTGCAGCGAACAGGCACCGTAAAAGATCGTGACATGACGGACCAGCATTTGGATGCCATGGACCTGGAGAAGGAACGTGGAATTACCATTAAGGCACATCCGGTAACGATGCTTTACACTGCCAAAGACGGCGAAACGTACGAGTTGAACCTGATTGATACTCCCGGACACGTGGATTTCACTTACGAAGTGTCCCGCAGCCTAAGTGCATGTGAAGGCGCCTTGCTCATTGTGGATGCGGCCCAAGGAGTGGAAGCACAGACCGTCGCCAATGTGCATCTGGCGATGAAGCAAAACCTCGTAATTATCCCGGTCATCAATAAAATTGACCTGCCCCACGCGGATATTCCACAAGCCAAACAACAGTTGGAGGACATTCTTGCCATTCCGGCGGAAGGTGCCATTTGTGCCAGTGCCAAGGAGGGCAATGGCATTGAGGAAATTCTGGAGGCCGTCGTGCAACGAGTGCCGCCCCCGAAACCAACCGGCGCGGACTCGATGCAGGCGCTGGTGTTTGATTCCATTTTTGATACCTATAAGGGCGTCATCACTTATGTCCGTGTGTTTAACGGCGAACTGAAGCCCGGCATGATGGTGAAGTTGCTGCATTCCGGTAAAACCGTGGAAATCAAGGAAGTTGGCAGTTTTAATCCCAAACCGTACCAGCGCGAAAAACTGGAAACCGGCGAAACGGGATATATTACCG
The Verrucomicrobiota bacterium DNA segment above includes these coding regions:
- a CDS encoding alpha/beta hydrolase encodes the protein MAISLCKQPVSGATVPDAIPLWPKGAPGDNGEIGEEKDTTKPNGGLVAGKSVIRLGNVSNPTISVYRPPQDKETGTAVVVCPGGGYSILAMDLEGTEICEWLNSIGVTGVLLKYRVPARKGGEKNWAPRQDAQRAVSLVRHRAKEWNLDSKRIGIMGFSAGGHLSAVTSTSYEKRGYEPVDDADQASCRPDFSLLIYPAYLAIKEQDNKLAPDLNITSNTPPAFLVMTEDDNIRVENCLFYYLALKNVKVLAEMHLYAAGGHGYGLRPTIRTVTTWPKRAEEWLRGMGMLELKK
- a CDS encoding tRNA threonylcarbamoyladenosine dehydratase, whose translation is MKIERGIFHRTELLLGKDKMAVMAKKNVIIFGIGGVGSWTAESLVRTGIRKLTMVDSDRICVTNINRQVHATTQTVGEVKTDVLKKRLLEINPSAEITNLQKIFNKETQDQFELDSYDYIIDAIDSLINKIYLIRFATRTNARFFSSMGSALKVDPTRIRVGKFWEIQGCPFAAMIRSRIRRGELPAKEFLCVYSDEVLKNAGADPACGTEKCFCPKSKNGPGDAELASHEWCSMKAAVNGSTAHITAIFGFTLAGLVIKDIYDAAQTSPTS
- a CDS encoding protein-L-isoaspartate(D-aspartate) O-methyltransferase; its protein translation is MASDSFSQSGTSGNTHSDIVFAAQRRRMVAEQLAAPGRNITNEAVLAAMETVPRHEFITADLRDEAYDDHPVPICHRQTISQPYIVAFMTEKLAPKPEERVLEIGTGSGYQAAVLARLVKVVYSVEIVAPLAAEAASTLRRLGVTNVFIKAGDGYQGWAEHAPFDAVIVTCSPDHVPAPLLDQLNEGGRMIIPVQHDAGQDLFYLEKTGGELLERAVLPVRFVPMTRTQDGKARQS
- the gcvP gene encoding aminomethyl-transferring glycine dehydrogenase encodes the protein MSGSFPFSHPDQFVTRHIGPNPADTAEMLKGCGVGSLEELVAAVVPRQIRLGKPMTLPAPRGEFQALADLRAIAAKNRVFRSYIGMGFHDCITPPVIQRNILENPGWYTQYTPYQSEISQGRMEMLLNFQTMVCDLTALDVANASMLDEATAAAEAMMLCHRVKEPEGRKLFLVSSACHPQNIDVVRTRAEALGIEVRVGDHHAFTFDQTVCGVLLQYPTTEGRVEDYTALAQRAHQAGALVVVVADILSLTLLRPPGEFGADVAVGNTQRFGVPLGFGGPHAAYFATRDVYKRQMPGRLVGVSKDARGRPALRLSLGTREQHIRREKATSNICTAQALLANIAAAYAVYHGPEGLRQIARRIHWLAQVFAAGLKRLGQAVPAEPFFDTLRVGLNGMNSIQVTEIAARHAVNLRVLDVQTISIALDETTNPEDIETLWRILNRDQAVVFTVKDLAATVGCPDYAIPHARTSAYLTHAVFHRCHSETEMLRYLRRLESRDLSLCHSMIPLGSCTMKLNAAAEMLPITWPELARMHPFAPADQTEGYHTLCEQLEQWLQEITGFAAVSLQPNAGSQGEYAGLLVIRNFYKARGEGHRQICLIPVSAHGTNPASAVMAGLKVVAVACDTKGNVDLADLKAKAETNAANLACVMVTYPSTHGVFEEGIRDLCQIIHSHGGQVYMDGANMNAQVGLTSPANIGADVCHLNLHKTFAIPHGGGGPGVGPICVARHLAPFLPGHVVRQPAKGLQQGAVSATPWGSASILPISWAYIAMMGSHGLTEATRYAILNANYISKRLEAYYPTLFRGHGGFVAHECILDLRKFKSVTAEDVAKRLMDFGFHAPTLSWPVAGTLMVEPTESEPKVELDRFCEAMIAIHGEIMAVETGQMDPLNNPLKNAPHTADVIAGDWNRPYSREQAAFPVKSLKDWKFWPSVSRVDNVFGDRNLVCSCAGMDAHI